The Metabacillus sediminilitoris genome window below encodes:
- a CDS encoding sigma-54 interaction domain-containing protein, whose protein sequence is MIDGNQYEQKINALMNVNESLKEQLEVSLRKNKELSQILNSSYDEIFVTDAEGNVLFVSESCKHFTGLPPEAYMNKNIRELVEKGIIVNSVTLKTMNTQTVQSVEQNYPNGKTVLATAKPVFDEEGRLYRIVCNSRDISELVEMKRKLVEIHSIQKEDPYIIQLTIGQKKFITQSHNMISTLQLAEKVAPLDSSIFIHGESGVGKGVLARIIHEHSPRKDKTFIQVNCGSIPGTLLESELFGYEAGAFTGANKRGKAGLVEMAEGGTLFLDEIGEMPLDLQVKILHLVQDKTFKKVGGTSEKQINIRIISATNKNLLEMIAEKTFRQDLYYRLHVVPLRIPPLRERKQDILVLTDYFLKQFNQKYSQHVELDEHAKLMIQMQEWRGNVRELENFIEQIVVTAQKQIVSIEDLPFAMEHGIHNESQKSLELMPLKTAVEETEKQLLSTALKKYKTTRKMAKALGVNQTTIMRKLHKYQLNQNGTN, encoded by the coding sequence ATGATTGATGGAAATCAATATGAACAAAAAATCAATGCACTTATGAATGTCAATGAATCTCTTAAAGAGCAATTAGAAGTTTCGCTCCGAAAAAATAAAGAACTTTCCCAAATACTAAATTCTTCATATGATGAAATTTTTGTTACAGATGCAGAGGGAAACGTATTATTTGTAAGTGAATCATGCAAACATTTCACAGGCTTGCCCCCAGAGGCATATATGAATAAAAACATTAGAGAGCTAGTGGAAAAAGGCATCATCGTGAACTCAGTCACATTAAAAACCATGAATACACAAACAGTCCAATCTGTTGAACAGAACTATCCAAACGGCAAAACTGTTCTAGCCACAGCTAAACCTGTTTTTGATGAAGAAGGAAGATTGTATCGAATTGTTTGTAATTCACGAGACATTTCGGAGCTCGTTGAAATGAAGAGAAAGTTAGTAGAAATCCATTCGATTCAGAAAGAAGATCCATACATCATCCAACTAACGATCGGTCAGAAAAAGTTTATCACTCAATCTCATAACATGATCTCGACACTGCAACTAGCTGAAAAGGTTGCACCCTTGGATTCTTCGATTTTTATTCATGGAGAATCTGGTGTAGGAAAAGGAGTTTTAGCAAGGATTATTCATGAACATAGTCCGAGAAAGGACAAGACTTTTATTCAAGTGAACTGTGGTTCCATCCCCGGAACATTATTGGAATCAGAATTATTTGGTTATGAGGCTGGGGCATTTACAGGTGCAAACAAACGTGGAAAAGCGGGTCTTGTTGAGATGGCTGAAGGAGGCACCTTGTTTTTAGATGAAATTGGAGAAATGCCATTAGACCTGCAAGTGAAAATTTTGCATTTAGTTCAAGACAAAACGTTTAAAAAAGTAGGAGGTACGTCCGAAAAGCAAATTAATATTCGGATTATTTCGGCTACGAATAAAAATTTGCTGGAAATGATCGCAGAAAAAACATTTCGCCAGGATCTATATTATCGTTTACATGTTGTCCCACTGCGTATCCCTCCATTAAGGGAGCGTAAACAAGATATTTTAGTATTAACCGATTACTTTCTGAAACAATTTAATCAAAAGTATTCTCAGCATGTTGAATTAGATGAACATGCAAAGCTAATGATTCAAATGCAGGAATGGCGAGGAAATGTAAGAGAATTAGAAAATTTCATTGAACAAATTGTCGTCACTGCTCAAAAACAGATTGTCAGTATTGAAGATTTGCCATTTGCCATGGAGCATGGCATTCACAATGAAAGTCAAAAATCACTAGAGCTAATGCCATTAAAAACAGCTGTGGAAGAAACAGAAAAACAACTTCTCTCAACTGCATTGAAAAAATATAAAACGACTAGAAAAATGGCCAAGGCACTTGGGGTGAATCAAACGACAATCATGAGAAAGCTTCATAAATATCAATTGAATCAAAATGGGACGAATTGA
- a CDS encoding sodium:solute symporter family protein, translating to MIYTIGIIVSFIIYILIGIVLSRRVKDSEEYYVSGRKGSTLMVTGTLVASFLSTVSFMGEAGFSYEGYPILLLILVIFNVTGYVFGVFFFGRYLRRSKSLTVPEYFGNRFQSNKVRMAAAITTILGISAYLVAVTQGGAVLLAEISGVSYPVALFIMWLVYASFTVLSGAKGVMVNDTIMFFIFSLATYLSFPFIISKAGGFPDAIVKAATNPERPDLLSWHGITGPKAYMGEPWEALIWAIVLGIVWSAVIAISPWQSSRYLMAKNEHVAIRSGIWSTISVITIYLFLHISISTITTVNPNINPTEKVFIWAAMNMVPQWLGVIIVSGIMAAALSSCASFLQLIGSSVTRDIMEQSRNKTYSDAQLLRTSRVSMIVASIVILLIGLWQSPSIMWIGYFAATLFAASWGPVAIASVFSKKATKTGALWSIIMGFLGVILGESLKKFGVELPVYFNPVIIGVILSTLALYIGSKFGEISEEERNFQNNILQRPLEENEREEMAITKRYPTYLIVSGIVIIIITFVFYYWPLTLAM from the coding sequence TTGATCTATACAATCGGTATTATTGTTTCCTTTATTATTTACATCCTTATCGGTATTGTCCTTTCTAGAAGAGTGAAAGATTCAGAGGAATATTATGTTTCTGGTAGAAAAGGGTCAACCTTAATGGTGACGGGTACCCTTGTTGCTTCCTTTCTAAGTACCGTGTCTTTCATGGGTGAAGCAGGTTTTTCTTATGAAGGTTATCCCATTTTGTTACTAATACTCGTTATTTTTAATGTAACCGGATATGTGTTTGGCGTATTCTTTTTTGGACGATATTTGCGAAGAAGCAAATCATTAACCGTACCTGAATATTTTGGTAACCGCTTTCAATCAAATAAGGTTCGAATGGCAGCTGCCATTACCACGATACTTGGAATATCTGCCTACCTAGTGGCTGTTACACAAGGAGGTGCTGTATTACTTGCCGAAATTTCCGGTGTTTCATACCCAGTCGCTTTATTCATTATGTGGCTCGTATATGCTTCTTTTACTGTCCTTTCCGGGGCTAAAGGGGTAATGGTGAATGATACAATTATGTTTTTCATCTTTTCATTAGCTACTTATTTATCCTTTCCTTTTATCATAAGTAAAGCTGGGGGATTTCCTGACGCCATTGTGAAAGCAGCAACCAATCCCGAAAGGCCTGATTTATTAAGCTGGCATGGAATTACCGGGCCGAAAGCCTATATGGGTGAACCTTGGGAAGCATTAATCTGGGCGATTGTCCTAGGTATCGTTTGGTCTGCGGTTATCGCGATTAGCCCATGGCAAAGCAGTCGCTACCTAATGGCTAAAAATGAACATGTAGCGATTCGTTCCGGTATTTGGTCAACAATTTCTGTCATTACAATTTATCTATTTCTTCATATTAGCATTTCTACGATTACCACGGTCAACCCGAATATTAATCCTACAGAAAAAGTATTTATTTGGGCTGCGATGAATATGGTACCACAATGGTTAGGAGTCATTATCGTGAGTGGGATTATGGCTGCGGCTCTATCATCTTGTGCAAGTTTCCTGCAATTAATTGGCAGCAGTGTGACAAGAGATATCATGGAACAATCAAGAAACAAAACCTATTCCGACGCACAATTACTTCGAACAAGCCGAGTTTCAATGATTGTCGCTAGTATTGTTATCCTTCTTATTGGTCTTTGGCAATCACCTTCTATCATGTGGATCGGATATTTTGCAGCAACACTATTTGCCGCATCATGGGGACCAGTAGCCATTGCAAGTGTCTTCTCAAAAAAAGCAACAAAAACGGGCGCACTATGGAGTATCATCATGGGATTTTTAGGAGTCATACTAGGAGAATCATTGAAAAAATTCGGAGTAGAGCTGCCGGTGTATTTTAATCCTGTCATTATCGGTGTCATCTTAAGCACACTTGCCCTCTATATTGGTTCCAAATTCGGTGAAATATCGGAGGAAGAACGAAACTTTCAAAATAACATTTTGCAACGCCCACTAGAAGAAAACGAAAGAGAAGAAATGGCGATTACAAAAAGATATCCTACGTACCTTATCGTTAGTGGCATTGTCATTATTATCATTACGTTTGTGTTCTATTATTGGCCGCTAACACTTGCAATGTAG
- a CDS encoding SRPBCC family protein: MSKENVINSTKMNTDECELVITRTFDAPRELVFKVWTDPEHLKHWWGPKGFTIDVTKFDLRPDGVFHYCMQSTNGHEMWGKFVYREIIAPEKIVFINSFSDEEGNTIRAPFSPIWPLEVLNTLTFSENEGKTTITLRGGPINASETERKRFVEEFESMKQGFGETFDQLDDYLNRV, encoded by the coding sequence ATGTCAAAGGAAAATGTAATAAATTCCACTAAAATGAACACTGATGAATGTGAATTAGTTATCACGCGTACCTTCGATGCACCACGCGAGCTGGTATTCAAGGTATGGACCGATCCTGAACATCTGAAGCACTGGTGGGGACCGAAAGGCTTCACGATAGATGTAACGAAGTTCGATCTCCGCCCAGATGGTGTCTTTCACTACTGCATGCAATCCACTAATGGCCACGAAATGTGGGGCAAGTTTGTTTATCGCGAAATCATTGCACCAGAGAAAATCGTCTTCATCAATTCATTTTCTGATGAAGAGGGCAATACGATCCGTGCACCATTTAGCCCGATCTGGCCGCTAGAAGTATTAAATACACTGACGTTTTCAGAAAATGAAGGCAAAACCACAATCACCCTTCGAGGTGGTCCTATAAATGCATCTGAGACAGAACGTAAGAGATTTGTGGAAGAGTTTGAATCAATGAAGCAAGGTTTTGGCGAAACCTTTGATCAGCTCGACGATTACTTGAATAGAGTGTGA
- a CDS encoding DoxX family protein, with protein MKKIKIIYWIFTGPFVTLMIFGSIPDIMSVPDAVALFNHLGYPTYLLPFLGIAKLLGVVAILIPGFPRIKEWAYAGFVFDLTGAMYSSISVGDPASGWLFFIIGYILIAGSYIFHHKKIKSASLISKNSLTI; from the coding sequence ATGAAAAAAATAAAAATTATATACTGGATTTTTACAGGGCCGTTTGTGACATTGATGATTTTTGGTTCTATTCCGGATATAATGTCTGTTCCCGATGCAGTTGCTTTATTTAATCATTTAGGCTATCCAACCTACCTCCTGCCCTTTCTCGGAATTGCCAAATTATTAGGTGTTGTAGCGATACTTATTCCTGGTTTTCCGAGAATTAAGGAATGGGCTTATGCAGGTTTTGTATTTGATTTAACGGGTGCTATGTATTCAAGTATATCTGTTGGCGACCCTGCTAGTGGATGGCTGTTTTTTATTATCGGCTACATTTTGATAGCCGGCTCTTATATTTTCCATCACAAAAAAATAAAATCCGCTTCATTGATTAGTAAGAATAGCTTAACAATATAA
- a CDS encoding ArsR/SmtB family transcription factor, with translation MYIQFMKTTLNALAESNRLHIVELLRDGPLTVGEIAERLGLNQPQASKHLRVLNNAGLVEVQAMANRRIYKLRAEPFKEIDEWLKSYRHIWNERFDRLDEYLQDLQGKEVNHDD, from the coding sequence ATGTATATTCAATTCATGAAAACAACATTGAATGCTCTTGCTGAGTCCAACCGACTACACATCGTAGAACTCTTGCGTGACGGGCCTCTCACAGTAGGGGAAATTGCCGAACGACTTGGACTTAACCAGCCGCAAGCTTCCAAACATCTTCGTGTACTTAATAATGCCGGGTTGGTAGAGGTGCAGGCGATGGCCAATAGACGGATCTACAAACTGAGAGCCGAGCCGTTCAAAGAGATTGATGAATGGTTGAAGTCTTACCGCCACATCTGGAACGAGAGATTCGACCGCTTAGACGAATACCTGCAGGACCTGCAAGGTAAGGAAGTGAACCATGACGACTAG